One genomic region from Alosa alosa isolate M-15738 ecotype Scorff River chromosome 12, AALO_Geno_1.1, whole genome shotgun sequence encodes:
- the arpc3 gene encoding actin-related protein 2/3 complex subunit 3 — translation MPAYHSSLMDSDTKLVGNMALLPLRTQFKGPAPKETKDQDIIDEAIYYFKANVFFKNYEIKNEADRTLIYITLYISECLKKLQKCSSRGQGEKEMYTLGITNFPIPGEPGFPLNAMYLKPTNKGEEESMRGYLQQIRQETGLRLCDRVFDPQTDKPSKWWVCFVKKQFMNKSLSAPGQ, via the exons ATGCCG GCATACCATTCAAGCCTGATGGATTCCGACACCAAACTAGTGGGAAACATGGCCCTGCTTCCACTTAGAACGCAATTCAAAGGACCGGCTCCTAAAGAGA CCAAAGACCAAGATATTATTGACGAGGCTATCTATTACTTCAAAGCCAACGTTTTCTTCAAAAATTATGAAATTAAG AATGAGGCTGACCGGACATTGATCTACATAACTCTCTACATCTCAGAATGCCTCAAAAAACTTCAGAAG TGCAGCTCACGAGgccagggagagaaggagatgtaCACACTTGGAATAACTAACTTCCCCATCCCAGGGGAGCCGGGCTTCCCTCTCAACGCCATGTATCTCAAGCCTACCAACAAGGGGGAAGAAG AGAGCATGAGGGGATACTTGCAGCAGATCCGACAGGAAACAGGCTTGAGGCTGTGTGACCGTGTGTTTGATCCCCAGACAGACAAACCCAGCAAG TGGTGGGTCTGCTTTGTGAAAAAACAGTTCATGAACAAAAGCCTATCTGCTCCTGGACAGTAG